The following proteins come from a genomic window of Nostoc sp. ATCC 53789:
- a CDS encoding TIGR04283 family arsenosugar biosynthesis glycosyltransferase has product MSQVSIVIPTLNEAVSLGRTLRQLTLLNPPAKEVIVVDGGSEDETVAIAKQCFGLFDQSLCLQVISSEQRGRSIQMNYGASAATGDILCFLHADTWVPDDLITVIEQTLAEPTIACGGFISLMSGSQTTRWGVSLHNYLKTYYAPLLFKPYLFFRGLRLLFGDQVMFCRSTDFWDCDGFDQALPIMEDGDLCLKLVKKGRIYQVNRIVQSSDRRVAKWGSFKATAIYLYIGFLWGIGVDANYLKQFYQDIR; this is encoded by the coding sequence ATGTCTCAAGTTTCGATTGTCATTCCGACTTTAAACGAAGCAGTTAGCTTAGGGCGTACATTGCGCCAACTGACTTTACTTAATCCCCCTGCAAAGGAAGTGATAGTGGTAGATGGTGGCAGCGAAGATGAGACAGTGGCAATTGCAAAGCAATGCTTTGGGTTATTCGATCAGTCGCTATGTCTACAAGTTATCTCATCTGAGCAGCGTGGGCGTTCTATTCAGATGAATTACGGTGCATCGGCTGCAACGGGAGATATTCTTTGCTTTCTTCATGCAGACACTTGGGTGCCGGATGACCTAATCACTGTAATAGAGCAAACCTTAGCAGAGCCAACCATTGCCTGTGGGGGGTTTATTTCTCTGATGAGTGGATCTCAAACCACTCGCTGGGGTGTCTCTCTACATAATTATCTAAAAACCTATTACGCACCACTGTTATTTAAACCGTACCTGTTTTTTCGAGGATTACGTCTTTTGTTTGGAGATCAGGTAATGTTTTGTCGTAGTACTGACTTTTGGGATTGCGATGGATTTGATCAGGCATTGCCGATTATGGAGGATGGAGATTTATGCCTGAAATTGGTTAAAAAAGGACGTATTTATCAGGTAAACCGGATTGTTCAATCTTCAGATCGACGCGTCGCAAAATGGGGTAGCTTCAAAGCAACTGCAATTTACCTTTATATCGGTTTTTTGTGGGGGATTGGCGTTGACGCAAATTATCTCAAACAATTTTATCAAGATATTCGCTGA
- a CDS encoding helix-turn-helix domain-containing protein, with protein MSRPFEIEIAESEEELKKRLQTANLGNQKEKLIMLWWIKSGQAKEQQDIGKRLAKDTSTVTRWLQKYRSGGLDELLKIKKAPGAKRKIPEGAITALEEELKTGKGFSSYGAIVEWLKQEQGLDIEYATVYALVRYRLGAKLKVPRPQSHKQDEKLVSEFKKNSVSF; from the coding sequence ATGAGCCGCCCTTTTGAGATTGAAATCGCAGAGAGCGAAGAAGAACTTAAAAAACGCCTACAAACAGCTAATTTAGGGAACCAGAAAGAAAAACTTATTATGCTGTGGTGGATAAAAAGCGGGCAGGCCAAGGAGCAGCAAGATATTGGAAAACGCTTGGCTAAAGATACATCAACGGTGACAAGATGGTTACAAAAATATAGATCGGGTGGGCTAGATGAATTATTGAAAATAAAAAAAGCTCCGGGAGCAAAACGGAAAATTCCTGAAGGAGCGATCACGGCACTTGAAGAGGAGTTAAAAACAGGAAAAGGCTTTAGTAGCTATGGTGCAATAGTAGAGTGGTTAAAGCAAGAGCAGGGGCTTGATATCGAGTATGCAACGGTTTATGCATTGGTTCGATATCGATTAGGGGCAAAACTAAAAGTACCACGTCCTCAAAGCCATAAGCAGGATGAAAAGTTAGTATCTGAGTTTAAAAAAAACTCGGTATCATTCTGA
- a CDS encoding rhodanese-like domain-containing protein, giving the protein MFNFLKLLIRFQFPTVKEINCNQLAQLLLDSAKPRPLLLDARSQTEYGVSHIETAVCIDHLTPDLAELSTVSKDRLIVIYCSVGYRSAKLAQQLDQAGMKCVYNLSGGIFQWANEGRLIFKDEHQTQLVHPYNAIWGKLLKATNHAQEW; this is encoded by the coding sequence ATGTTTAACTTTCTTAAACTTCTGATCAGATTTCAGTTTCCTACTGTTAAGGAAATTAATTGCAACCAATTAGCTCAATTACTGTTGGATTCTGCAAAGCCACGGCCATTACTGCTAGATGCACGAAGTCAAACAGAATATGGGGTAAGCCATATCGAAACAGCAGTGTGTATAGATCATCTAACACCTGACTTAGCAGAACTTTCAACAGTTTCAAAAGATAGACTAATTGTTATCTATTGTTCTGTTGGCTACCGGAGCGCCAAATTAGCACAACAGCTTGATCAAGCCGGGATGAAGTGCGTTTATAACTTAAGCGGTGGGATTTTTCAGTGGGCAAATGAAGGAAGGCTTATTTTTAAAGACGAGCATCAGACACAACTTGTACATCCTTATAATGCAATATGGGGAAAACTGCTAAAAGCTACAAACCATGCTCAGGAGTGGTAA
- a CDS encoding DUF547 domain-containing protein, with the protein MIDFEPWDRLLRQYVDQQGRVDYFAWKTEQPQALGDWLSSQKNLDFTSNCSTFEQLALWINLYNAFTISAILEMYPLESIRPRILGIPNWLAFLWFFQRRGYHIFGEHYSLAQIENSILREKLQEPRIHFAIVCASVGCPLLRAGAYFPEQVTQQLDEDTRRFINNSEKVHYDSDSKTLYCSKIFKWYRQDFLKVTSSIPEYIRSYLETDLPLQASTPISYLYYDWRLNQRIS; encoded by the coding sequence ATGATTGATTTTGAACCTTGGGATAGGTTATTGCGTCAGTATGTTGATCAACAGGGTCGTGTAGACTATTTTGCTTGGAAAACAGAGCAACCTCAAGCGCTAGGAGATTGGTTGTCCAGTCAAAAAAATCTGGATTTTACATCTAATTGCAGCACTTTTGAGCAATTGGCATTGTGGATCAACCTTTACAATGCGTTCACTATTTCGGCAATTTTGGAGATGTACCCACTTGAGTCAATTCGTCCGCGAATCTTAGGCATTCCCAACTGGCTGGCTTTTTTGTGGTTCTTTCAACGTCGTGGTTATCATATATTTGGCGAACATTATAGTCTAGCCCAAATAGAGAACTCTATTCTGCGGGAGAAATTACAGGAGCCGCGAATTCATTTTGCAATTGTCTGCGCTTCGGTTGGTTGCCCATTACTGCGTGCTGGAGCTTATTTTCCTGAACAAGTTACTCAGCAGTTAGATGAAGACACTCGTCGCTTTATTAATAATTCTGAAAAAGTCCATTATGACTCAGATAGTAAAACGCTCTACTGTAGCAAAATCTTTAAATGGTATCGTCAAGACTTTCTCAAAGTTACATCTTCCATTCCAGAATATATCCGCTCTTACCTAGAAACAGATTTGCCTTTGCAAGCCTCAACGCCGATTTCCTACCTTTACTATGACTGGAGGTTGAATCAGCGAATATCTTGA
- a CDS encoding IS630 family transposase — protein sequence MGLKTLTGKVITASGVKPTVEVKWPRENFWIYGAIEPLTGDHFLYEYPKLNGECFQQFLDWLSQQLGGDYAILQVDQAPAHTSSAIRWPENIIPLFQPPSAPELNPIERLWQLLKKPLKNQLFSSLQNLRDRIQEIFNQLTLEQVISISSYNFILEALFYAASY from the coding sequence GTGGGACTGAAAACTCTTACAGGAAAAGTGATTACTGCCTCTGGAGTTAAGCCTACTGTTGAGGTGAAATGGCCACGGGAAAATTTTTGGATTTATGGTGCAATTGAACCATTGACTGGAGATCATTTTCTTTATGAATATCCAAAACTGAATGGCGAGTGTTTTCAACAGTTTTTGGACTGGCTATCTCAACAATTAGGTGGGGATTACGCTATTTTACAGGTTGACCAAGCACCTGCTCATACAAGTTCAGCAATTCGTTGGCCAGAAAATATTATTCCTCTGTTTCAACCACCTTCAGCCCCTGAACTCAATCCCATTGAAAGGCTTTGGCAGCTCCTCAAGAAACCACTCAAAAATCAGCTTTTCTCTTCTTTACAGAATTTACGCGATCGCATCCAAGAAATATTTAATCAACTTACACTTGAGCAGGTAATATCTATCTCTTCTTATAACTTTATTCTCGAAGCTCTTTTCTATGCAGCTTCATATTAA